One window from the genome of Pseudonocardia hierapolitana encodes:
- a CDS encoding alpha/beta fold hydrolase: MKSTADSFRTPGGVTLGVEHFGDAAAPLVLLVGAPTMLSWPDGLCEALARGGRHVVRYDLRDAGASTTADPEAPAYTLRDLAADAAALARGLDDRPAHLAGIGVGGMVAQVAALDHPGGFSALTLAGTRPVAPGRVDADLPDHDRATMKRRFALPMPDWSDRAAVAEYAAAGAEILGDDPAAARATAGRIFDRTPGTEPAVQIANQLGMVFSKLNCRPRWRERLPELAIPALVVHGRRDPFFPVGNGEALAREVPGARLLVLEQAATAIPDAAADEVAAAMLAL; encoded by the coding sequence ATGAAATCGACGGCCGACTCGTTCCGCACGCCCGGCGGCGTCACGCTCGGGGTCGAGCACTTCGGCGATGCGGCGGCGCCCCTCGTGCTGCTCGTGGGCGCCCCAACCATGCTCTCCTGGCCCGACGGACTCTGCGAGGCGCTCGCTCGCGGCGGACGTCACGTCGTGCGCTACGACCTGCGCGACGCCGGTGCGTCGACGACGGCCGACCCGGAGGCGCCCGCGTACACGCTGCGCGACCTCGCCGCCGACGCCGCCGCGCTCGCCCGCGGACTCGACGACCGGCCGGCGCACCTGGCGGGCATCGGCGTCGGCGGGATGGTCGCCCAGGTCGCCGCACTCGACCACCCGGGCGGGTTCTCGGCACTCACCCTCGCCGGGACGCGGCCCGTCGCACCGGGCCGGGTCGACGCCGACCTGCCCGACCACGACAGAGCGACGATGAAGCGGCGGTTCGCGCTACCGATGCCCGACTGGTCCGACCGCGCCGCCGTGGCGGAGTACGCCGCCGCCGGCGCGGAGATCCTCGGCGACGACCCCGCCGCGGCACGCGCGACCGCCGGGCGCATCTTCGACCGCACGCCGGGCACGGAGCCCGCGGTCCAGATTGCCAACCAGCTGGGCATGGTCTTCTCCAAGCTCAACTGCAGGCCGCGCTGGCGCGAGCGCCTGCCCGAGCTCGCGATACCGGCGCTCGTGGTGCATGGTCGCCGCGACCCGTTCTTCCCGGTCGGCAACGGCGAGGCGCTCGCGCGCGAGGTCCCCGGCGCGCGGCTGCTCGTGCTCGAACAGGCCGCGACCGCGATCCCCGACGCGGCCGCCGACGAGGTCGCCGCGGCGATGCTCGCGCTGTAG